Proteins from one Balaenoptera musculus isolate JJ_BM4_2016_0621 chromosome 7, mBalMus1.pri.v3, whole genome shotgun sequence genomic window:
- the PRLH gene encoding prolactin-releasing peptide yields MKAPGAWFLCLLLLGLAHQRSMELRTPDINPAWYTGRGIRPVGRFGRRRAALGDGPKPGLQRLPACFPLAGGAEPSQGG; encoded by the exons ATGAAGGCGCCGGGGGCCTGGTTCCTGTGCCTGCTGCTGCTGGGCCTGGCCCACCAGCGCTCCATGGAGCTCCGCA CCCCCGACATCAATCCTGCCTGGTACACGGGCCGCGGAATCCGGCCTGTGGGCCGCTTTGGCCGGAGGAGAGCAGCCCTGGGGGATGGACCAAAGCCTGGCCTCCAGCGCCTGCCCGCCTGCTTCCCCCTGGCAGGAGGCGCTGAGCCCTCCCAGGGTGGCTGA